From the genome of Desulforegulaceae bacterium:
CGGCATCAAGATCTTTTTCATGCTTTTCTATAACAAGATTAACATGTTCCCTGAGCTCATGTTTCAGTTTTTCGGGTATTGGAACAGTACGGTCTTTCTTTCCTTTTCCATCATGAACAGTCAGAATCATTGCATCAAAATTAAAATCCTGAGCTCTTAGCTTCATGCACTCCGACAGC
Proteins encoded in this window:
- a CDS encoding tyrosine-type recombinase/integrase, which encodes LSECMKLRAQDFNFDAMILTVHDGKGKKDRTVPIPEKLKHELREHVNLVIEKHEKDLDAGYAGVFLLVPKPKLFFC